The proteins below are encoded in one region of Desulfatiglans anilini DSM 4660:
- a CDS encoding bifunctional acetate--CoA ligase family protein/GNAT family N-acetyltransferase: protein MSIFNLEKIFMPSSVAVIGASGKSGSIGEVLLRNLLATPFEGPVFPVNPKYDHLMGLECRPALRDVRQPVDLAVIAVPADQVPEVLDECAEAGVGGAIIISAAGKEAGKDGRSLQNAIREHADAAGIRIIGPNCMGVVSTPAKLNATFAEREHLSGGLAFISQSGAMSAAILDLSARERIGFRYFVSVGSVLDVDVGDLIDYLGNDPGVSAIVLYAETLTALRKFMSAARAVSRVKPIVVLKSGRSASDANGADGPGSRGLAQESAVYDAAFKRAGMLRVKTMDELFDCAELFAKQHNPRGNRLCILMNGDGPGVMAVDALASYGLKPAALEPDTLEALDRLLPPIWSRRNPIDLLGDATPERWKRAAEICLSAREVDALMTVYVPQVHNPSADVAEALVSAFEAKGVSIPLFSVWMGGEGADPGRDTMNRSAFPTYDSPERAVAAFTYALSYARNLEMLQEIPPKFNRALDFDPAAVRAVVQEALKNGGGRLGAVQSKAVLEAYGLPVNPAETVHGADEAALIASRLGFPAAMKIASPDIPHKSDAGGVELNLRTPGEVREAYEQLLSSARAAHPDARIDGVTVQPMLCGRMHELFIGSKTVPDFGPVILFGAGGLLAELYEDYSLALPPLSRLLARRLMEETRIYRVLQGHGRTPPVDLELLEELLIRLAQLVTDFPEISELVINPFMIGPDGGMAVDAHILIKPADRPSPEHLVISPYPNQYEGLISVKGGKRIFVRPIKPEDAPLLTGLFSALSPLSIYFRFFSPLKSLSTKMLARLSQIDYDREMALVAFDPDEEEEKVLAVVRYMAVPRKEEANFAVAVGSPWQGLGIGAALMERLFAIARERGIKKITGEVLAENRQMLGLARRFGFETSRTAENGQYIITLDLSREAGANTAEGMQNLQGGDTAPAKA, encoded by the coding sequence GTGAGTATTTTCAATCTCGAAAAGATCTTCATGCCATCGAGCGTGGCGGTGATCGGGGCAAGTGGAAAGTCCGGTTCCATTGGTGAAGTGCTGCTGAGAAACCTGCTCGCGACACCCTTCGAAGGCCCGGTTTTTCCCGTCAACCCGAAATACGACCACCTGATGGGGCTCGAATGCCGCCCCGCTCTCCGGGATGTCCGGCAGCCGGTGGATCTTGCGGTCATCGCCGTGCCTGCCGACCAGGTTCCGGAGGTCCTCGACGAATGCGCTGAAGCGGGCGTGGGAGGCGCCATCATCATCTCCGCAGCGGGAAAGGAGGCCGGCAAAGACGGGCGATCCCTCCAAAACGCCATCCGGGAGCACGCGGATGCCGCCGGGATCCGGATCATCGGCCCGAACTGCATGGGGGTGGTGAGCACACCGGCAAAGCTCAACGCCACCTTTGCCGAACGCGAGCACCTGAGCGGCGGGCTCGCCTTCATCTCCCAGAGCGGCGCCATGAGCGCCGCGATCCTGGACCTTTCCGCCCGAGAGCGGATCGGCTTCCGCTATTTTGTGAGCGTCGGCTCCGTCCTGGATGTCGATGTCGGGGACCTGATCGACTACCTCGGGAACGACCCGGGTGTCAGCGCCATTGTGCTTTACGCCGAAACGCTCACCGCGCTGCGCAAGTTCATGAGCGCCGCGCGCGCCGTTTCGCGTGTCAAACCCATCGTCGTACTGAAATCCGGCCGTTCGGCGAGCGATGCGAACGGCGCTGACGGTCCGGGGAGCCGCGGGCTTGCCCAAGAAAGCGCCGTTTACGATGCAGCCTTCAAGCGCGCCGGCATGCTCCGCGTCAAGACGATGGACGAACTGTTCGACTGCGCCGAGCTTTTCGCCAAACAGCACAACCCGCGCGGGAACCGGCTCTGCATTCTGATGAACGGGGACGGCCCCGGTGTCATGGCGGTGGACGCCCTCGCCTCCTACGGCCTCAAACCGGCCGCCCTCGAACCGGACACACTGGAGGCGCTCGACAGGCTGCTCCCGCCGATCTGGAGCAGGCGCAATCCGATCGACCTCCTGGGAGACGCCACTCCCGAACGGTGGAAAAGGGCGGCGGAAATCTGCCTCTCCGCCAGGGAGGTGGATGCCCTCATGACAGTCTACGTCCCCCAGGTGCACAACCCCTCAGCCGATGTGGCCGAGGCCCTGGTCTCCGCCTTCGAGGCAAAAGGGGTAAGCATCCCGCTCTTTTCCGTCTGGATGGGAGGCGAAGGAGCCGACCCCGGCCGGGACACCATGAACCGGTCCGCCTTCCCCACCTACGATTCGCCGGAGCGCGCCGTCGCGGCCTTCACGTATGCCCTCTCCTACGCCCGCAATCTGGAAATGCTTCAGGAGATCCCCCCGAAGTTCAACCGGGCGCTCGACTTCGATCCCGCCGCCGTCAGGGCCGTGGTCCAGGAAGCCTTGAAAAACGGAGGGGGGAGGCTCGGTGCCGTCCAGTCGAAAGCGGTCCTCGAGGCCTACGGGCTTCCGGTCAACCCCGCCGAAACGGTCCACGGCGCCGATGAAGCGGCCCTGATCGCCTCGAGGCTCGGCTTCCCCGCGGCGATGAAGATCGCCTCGCCTGACATCCCGCACAAGTCCGATGCCGGCGGGGTCGAACTGAACCTGAGGACCCCCGGCGAGGTGCGGGAGGCCTATGAACAACTCCTCTCGTCAGCCCGCGCCGCCCACCCCGATGCACGCATCGACGGCGTGACCGTTCAGCCGATGCTCTGCGGCCGGATGCACGAACTGTTCATCGGCTCGAAGACGGTTCCCGATTTTGGGCCGGTGATCCTTTTCGGCGCGGGCGGTCTTCTCGCCGAGCTCTACGAGGATTATTCACTCGCGCTGCCGCCCCTGAGCCGCCTTCTGGCAAGACGCCTGATGGAGGAGACACGGATCTACCGCGTTTTGCAGGGCCACGGCCGCACGCCTCCCGTGGACCTCGAACTGCTGGAGGAGCTGCTGATCAGGCTCGCGCAGTTGGTGACGGATTTCCCGGAGATATCGGAACTGGTCATCAACCCCTTCATGATCGGCCCAGACGGCGGTATGGCAGTCGATGCCCATATCCTGATCAAGCCCGCGGACCGGCCGTCTCCCGAACACCTGGTCATCAGCCCCTATCCGAACCAGTACGAAGGCTTGATCTCCGTCAAAGGCGGGAAGCGGATCTTCGTCCGCCCCATCAAGCCGGAGGATGCACCGCTTTTGACAGGCCTCTTCTCGGCGCTTTCCCCCCTCAGCATCTATTTCCGGTTCTTCAGCCCCTTGAAATCCCTTTCGACGAAGATGCTGGCCCGATTGAGCCAGATCGACTACGACCGGGAAATGGCCCTGGTGGCGTTCGATCCGGATGAAGAAGAGGAAAAGGTCCTGGCCGTGGTCCGCTACATGGCCGTCCCGCGGAAGGAGGAGGCGAATTTCGCCGTGGCGGTGGGGAGCCCCTGGCAGGGTCTGGGGATCGGCGCCGCCCTGATGGAGCGGCTGTTCGCCATTGCGCGGGAAAGAGGCATCAAGAAGATCACCGGCGAGGTGCTCGCGGAAAATCGCCAGATGCTGGGGCTCGCGCGTCGGTTCGGTTTCGAGACCAGCAGGACAGCCGAAAACGGGCAGTACATCATCACCCTGGATTTGAGCCGTGAAGCCGGCGCCAACACGGCGGAAGGGATGCAGAACCTGCAGGGCGGGGACACGGCCCCCGCCAAGGCTTGA
- a CDS encoding type II toxin-antitoxin system VapB family antitoxin has protein sequence MRTNIVIDDELINEAMTLSQLKTKKAVVETSLRLLIQIKKQERIKDLRGKLKWDGDLDKMRLDE, from the coding sequence ATGCGAACGAACATTGTGATAGACGATGAACTGATAAATGAAGCCATGACTCTCAGCCAGCTCAAAACCAAGAAAGCTGTCGTCGAAACCAGCCTGAGATTGTTGATCCAAATCAAAAAGCAAGAGCGAATCAAAGATCTGCGTGGAAAATTGAAATGGGATGGCGACCTGGATAAAATGAGGTTGGACGAATGA
- the vapC gene encoding type II toxin-antitoxin system VapC family toxin, whose product MILVDSSVWIDYFNGISTWQTDSLDNYLSNVPVVIGDLILAEVLQGFRSNKDFETAKSLLSALIFRQIGGYNVAIQSAQNYRYLRKSGITPRKTIDVMIATFCIVEGLTLLHDDRDFAPMETHFSLKTLTPS is encoded by the coding sequence ATGATACTTGTCGATTCATCCGTGTGGATTGATTATTTCAACGGAATTTCCACGTGGCAGACAGACTCGCTTGACAATTACCTTTCGAATGTCCCTGTCGTGATAGGAGATCTGATTCTTGCAGAGGTTTTGCAGGGTTTCAGGTCGAACAAAGACTTTGAAACTGCCAAAAGCCTTCTCAGCGCTCTCATATTCCGGCAAATTGGCGGATACAATGTCGCAATTCAAAGCGCCCAAAACTACCGTTACCTCCGAAAATCCGGTATTACGCCAAGGAAAACAATTGACGTGATGATAGCAACTTTTTGCATTGTCGAAGGGCTGACTCTGCTCCACGATGACCGCGATTTCGCGCCTATGGAAACGCACTTTTCATTGAAAACACTGACCCCGTCATAG
- a CDS encoding pseudouridine synthase, whose amino-acid sequence MKKRPQKRRHPSMKPRRKPAPPGRSSPNRPVRTAATEIPDFGPPRESGEEQRLNRILSLSGVTSRRKADEWIAEGRVTVNGKTVAEAGAKARWGVDRIAVDGRPVPAPAPRVYLMLNKPFAVMCSLNDPEGRPTVAEYLKDLPVRVYPVGRLDFDTLGLLLFTNDGDWAFRLSHPRYRVPRTYKATLAGEIAEGDLAALRRGVPLEDGPSGPATVTVVSRGPEQSVIRITITRGRNRQVRRMIETLGYRIIHLIRIGFGPLALGDLKIGRYRFLTPSEVEELRSLVGLP is encoded by the coding sequence ATGAAGAAAAGACCTCAGAAGCGCCGGCACCCGTCCATGAAGCCCCGGAGGAAACCGGCCCCGCCCGGGCGATCCTCCCCGAACCGCCCGGTGCGGACGGCCGCGACGGAGATCCCTGATTTCGGGCCGCCCCGTGAAAGCGGCGAGGAGCAGCGCCTGAACCGCATCCTCTCCCTGTCGGGCGTCACCTCCCGGCGGAAGGCTGACGAGTGGATCGCCGAGGGGCGCGTCACGGTCAACGGCAAAACCGTAGCCGAGGCCGGGGCCAAGGCCCGCTGGGGGGTCGATCGCATCGCGGTCGACGGCCGGCCGGTCCCCGCGCCCGCCCCCCGCGTCTATCTCATGCTGAACAAGCCCTTTGCGGTCATGTGCTCCCTGAACGACCCCGAGGGCCGGCCGACCGTCGCGGAGTACCTGAAGGACCTGCCTGTCCGCGTCTACCCGGTCGGGCGCCTCGACTTCGACACCCTCGGCCTTCTCCTCTTTACGAACGACGGCGATTGGGCCTTCCGCCTGAGCCACCCCCGCTACCGCGTCCCGCGCACCTACAAGGCGACGCTGGCAGGGGAAATTGCGGAAGGCGACCTCGCCGCCCTCCGGCGGGGCGTCCCCCTGGAGGACGGCCCGAGCGGCCCTGCCACCGTCACCGTGGTCTCGCGCGGCCCTGAGCAGAGCGTCATCCGCATCACCATCACGCGGGGGAGGAACCGTCAGGTGCGCCGCATGATCGAAACCCTGGGCTACCGGATCATCCACCTCATTCGCATCGGCTTCGGGCCCCTCGCGCTGGGCGACCTCAAGATCGGCCGCTACCGATTCCTCACCCCCTCCGAGGTGGAGGAGCTGCGCAGCCTCGTGGGGCTTCCCTGA
- the scpB gene encoding SMC-Scp complex subunit ScpB → MTDELERTIEAFLFSAARPLSARDIQAWLPEEPLDRIQAALERLAREFESLGRSFHLREVAGGFQFRTRTAYAQALLKMLSTSPARLSRAALETLAIIAYKQPIIRHEIERLRGVDTGSILRTLLEKDLVRIVGRKNLPGRPLIYGTTRRFLEVFDLRDLAALPQLKDLQELTTHDEEKTSEAPAPVHEAPEETGPARAILPEPPGADGRDGDP, encoded by the coding sequence ATGACTGACGAGCTCGAAAGGACGATCGAGGCCTTTTTGTTCAGCGCGGCCCGCCCCCTGTCGGCGCGCGACATCCAGGCCTGGCTGCCCGAAGAGCCCCTGGACCGGATACAGGCGGCCCTTGAACGGCTGGCACGGGAGTTCGAGTCCCTCGGGCGGAGCTTTCACCTCCGGGAGGTGGCGGGCGGCTTCCAATTCCGCACGCGCACTGCTTACGCCCAGGCGCTCCTGAAGATGCTGAGCACGTCCCCGGCGAGGCTCTCGCGGGCCGCGCTCGAGACCCTGGCGATCATCGCTTACAAGCAGCCCATCATCCGGCACGAGATCGAGCGGCTTCGCGGGGTCGACACGGGCAGCATCCTGAGGACGCTCCTCGAAAAGGACCTCGTCCGGATCGTGGGCCGCAAGAACCTCCCCGGGAGGCCGCTCATCTACGGGACGACCCGGCGGTTCCTCGAGGTCTTCGACCTCAGGGACCTCGCCGCCCTCCCCCAATTGAAAGACTTGCAGGAATTGACAACCCATGATGAAGAAAAGACCTCAGAAGCGCCGGCACCCGTCCATGAAGCCCCGGAGGAAACCGGCCCCGCCCGGGCGATCCTCCCCGAACCGCCCGGTGCGGACGGCCGCGACGGAGATCCCTGA
- a CDS encoding segregation and condensation protein A — protein sequence MDYEIKLEVFEGPLDLLLHLIHKNEVDIFDIPIAAIADQYLAYIDRMEELNVSLAGDFLVMAATLLHIKSRMLLPELRGEEDEEDPRVELTRPLLEYLSFKEAARSLFDREILERDVFVRRDFQELQELSGGVEPELEVSLFQLIQAFKRVADQRIPERQLQMQMDVWSVKDKIAHILDRLRGQGPLFFAELLGGGISRLECVVTFLALLQMVRMGLVRTFQPAAESDIQILPCPENTPRDIADD from the coding sequence ATGGACTACGAGATCAAATTGGAGGTGTTCGAAGGTCCGCTGGACCTTCTGCTCCATCTCATCCACAAAAACGAGGTGGACATCTTCGACATCCCCATCGCCGCGATCGCCGACCAGTACCTGGCCTACATCGACCGGATGGAGGAGCTGAACGTCAGCCTCGCCGGGGATTTTCTGGTGATGGCCGCGACGCTCCTCCACATCAAGTCGCGGATGCTCCTGCCGGAGCTGCGCGGCGAGGAGGACGAAGAAGACCCGCGGGTGGAGCTGACCCGTCCGCTCCTCGAGTACCTCTCCTTCAAGGAGGCCGCACGCTCCCTCTTCGACCGGGAGATCCTGGAGCGGGACGTGTTCGTGCGGCGGGATTTTCAGGAGCTTCAGGAGCTCTCGGGAGGGGTCGAACCGGAGCTCGAGGTCAGCCTCTTCCAGCTCATCCAGGCCTTCAAGCGTGTGGCCGACCAGCGCATCCCGGAGCGGCAGCTGCAGATGCAGATGGATGTGTGGAGCGTAAAGGACAAGATCGCCCACATCCTCGACCGGCTCCGCGGCCAGGGTCCGCTCTTTTTCGCGGAACTCCTCGGGGGCGGCATCAGCCGCCTCGAGTGCGTGGTGACCTTTCTGGCCCTCTTGCAGATGGTGCGGATGGGCCTCGTACGGACCTTTCAGCCGGCGGCCGAAAGCGACATCCAGATCCTGCCGTGCCCCGAAAACACCCCGAGGGACATCGCGGATGACTGA
- the trpS gene encoding tryptophan--tRNA ligase: MEKKRIVSGMRPTGKLHLGHLHGALLNWKQLQETYTCFYFVADWHALTSEYADTHIILDSRRDMIMDWISIGLDPQVSTFFVQSEIKEHAELHLIFSMITPLPWLERNPTYKEQLRELSQKDLFTYGFLGYPVLQAADILMYKADGVPVGEDQAPHVELTREIARRFNHIFGAEVFPAPDTLLAPTSRLLGIDRRKMSKSYGNAIYLTDSDKEIDQKVAQMITDPQRMKRTDPGDPDVCNVFAFHEIYTGPETAQEIDRECRKAGIGCVECKKRMAEGLKKGLEPIRAKRRELESDPGRVDAIMEAGNQRARSIARDTMEQVRSVVKI, encoded by the coding sequence ATGGAGAAGAAACGTATCGTCAGCGGGATGCGCCCCACCGGCAAACTGCACCTCGGCCACCTGCACGGCGCGCTGCTCAACTGGAAGCAGCTGCAAGAGACATACACCTGCTTTTATTTCGTGGCGGACTGGCACGCGCTGACGAGCGAATATGCCGACACCCACATCATCCTCGACAGCCGCCGCGACATGATCATGGACTGGATCTCGATCGGCCTCGACCCGCAGGTGTCCACTTTTTTCGTACAATCGGAAATCAAGGAGCATGCCGAACTCCATCTGATCTTCTCCATGATCACGCCGCTTCCCTGGCTGGAGAGAAACCCCACCTACAAGGAGCAGCTCCGGGAGCTCAGCCAAAAGGATCTTTTCACCTACGGCTTTCTCGGCTATCCTGTCCTGCAGGCGGCGGACATTTTGATGTACAAGGCGGACGGGGTGCCGGTCGGCGAGGACCAGGCCCCGCACGTGGAGCTGACCCGCGAGATCGCCCGCCGCTTCAACCACATCTTCGGGGCGGAGGTCTTCCCCGCGCCCGATACCCTGCTCGCGCCCACGAGCAGGCTCCTCGGGATCGACCGGCGGAAGATGAGCAAAAGCTACGGCAACGCGATCTACCTGACGGACTCCGACAAGGAGATCGATCAGAAGGTAGCTCAGATGATCACGGACCCCCAGCGGATGAAGCGCACAGACCCCGGGGACCCCGATGTCTGCAACGTCTTCGCGTTCCACGAGATCTACACCGGCCCCGAGACGGCCCAGGAAATCGACCGCGAGTGCCGCAAGGCCGGCATCGGCTGCGTGGAGTGCAAGAAGCGGATGGCCGAAGGGCTGAAGAAGGGCCTCGAGCCTATCCGGGCGAAGCGGCGGGAACTCGAAAGCGACCCCGGCCGGGTGGATGCCATCATGGAAGCGGGCAACCAGCGGGCGCGGTCGATCGCCCGCGACACGATGGAGCAGGTGCGGAGCGTGGTCAAAATCTGA